Below is a window of Paramagnetospirillum magneticum AMB-1 DNA.
TCGATGCCCGCTGGGCCACGGCGGCGCCACTGAATGACAGCAGCACCACCAGGGCCAGCGATGGCAACGACACCAGACGAGCAGCCAGAGCAAGGCGGCGTGACAGGCTGTTCCTCACGACATCTCTTCCACGTGAAGCCGGGACGTGTCGGCGAGCACGATCAGAACTTGGTTCCAAAGTTGAACCGGAAAAATTCTTTCTTGTCGAACTTCTCTTTGACCAACGGGTAGCCGAGATCGACTGAAACCGGCCCCATAGGCGACTTCCAGGAGATACCGACGCCGGGAGAAACACGGACCGAGCTGGACTGCTGAACCGCAGCAGTGTCGGCCGTATCGGTCTCACCAACCGCACCGATATCCGTGAAGGCCTGACCGGACACCCCGAACTCTTCAGGCAGTCCCAGCGGGAACTTGACCTGGGCCGAGCCGACAGCCTGCCAGATTCCGCCCAGTGCATCGCCGGTATTCTTATCACGCGGGCTGACGCCACCGTTGGCAAAGCCGCGCAGGTTATCGCCACCCACGAAGAACCGATCGGTAATACGGACCCGCTGATCCAAGCCGTAGATATAGCCGACGGAACTGCTGACACCCAGAATAACCTTATCGGTCAGGGTGAAGTACTGGCCACCCGTCAAAGTACCACGCAGGTAGCGGATATCGCCGCCGAGACCGGCTCCGTCGGTTCCCAGCTTGATGAAGTAGCCCTCTGTTGGGTCAAGACGAGAATCCCGGCGGTCATACATCAGACTCTGGCCGATGACCGAACTGACCTTGGAGCCGATTTGCTCCAGCACATAGGGCGAAGTACTGCTGATACCCTTCACCGTATCCTGCTTCAGAGTATAAATAACGTCCTGACGCAGGCTCTCGGACAGACGATATCCGGCCCTCAGGTCGCCACCGATGGACGAGGCATCGTAGGAGCTTTCCTTCTGCAGCTTGCGGTCGATCACAAAGGCATCGAAGCCGGCAGCCACTTCGCGATCCATGAAATAGGGCTCGGTGAACGACAGGTCCAGGCTGCTGCGCTTGGTGCCAAGACCGGCCCCCAGACGCAGATCCTGGCCGCGGCCCAGCAAATTGCGCTCGCGCAAACTTGCCTCGATGATCGGCCCGGCCGAGGAGGCCCAGCCGACGCCAAACATCAATTCGCCGGTGGATTTCTCCTGAACGTCGACCTTGATGATGGTTCGGTCGGGGGCCGTGTCGGACGGAATATTGGTGACCTCGGCCTTCTCGAAGAAATTGAGGTCCTTCAGGCGTTGGCGCGACCTGCGGAGCTTAGCCGAATTGAAGGCATCGCCCTCCACCAGACGGAACTCGCGACGGATCACTTGGTCAAGAGTCCGGACATTGCCGGAAATGTCGATGCGCTCGACGAAGACCCGCGGGCCTTCCTTGATTTCATAAGTGATGTCGATGGTGTGAGTTTCGCGATTACGCTGCACCTGAGGCTTCACGTCGACGAAGGCATAGCCCTTGGTGCCGACCGCGTCGGTCAGCCTCTGGACGATGTCCTCCACCTGGTCAGCATTGTACCATCCGCCGGTTTCGCTGATCAGCAACGGCTGCAGGTCCTCGGGCTTGAGGTCGCGCAATTCGGCGTTGATCACCGATGAACCGAACTTGTAACGCTCGCCCTCATCGATGGTATAGGTGATAAAAAAGCCCTCGCGCGACGGCGTCAGCTCGGCGATGGCGGAGCTGACGCGGAAATCGGCAAAGCCCTGCTTCAGGTAATAGCGGCGCAGCAACTCACGATCATATGTGACCCGGTCGGGATCATAGGTGTCGTCGGTGGTAAGAAAGCGATACCAGCGCTCCTCCTTGGTCTGCAGCACTTCGCGCAGCTTATCCTGGTCATAGCGCTTATTGCCGACGAAGGCGATGCGGCGAACATAGGTGGGCTGGCCCTCGCTGATCTCGTAAACCAGATCGACGCGGTTCTGTTCCAACTGAATGATCTTGGGCTCCACCGTGGCGGCAAAGCGACCGCTGCGGCGGTAGAGCTCCAGGATGCGCTTCACGTCGGCCTGGACCTTGGAACGGGTATAGACCGTGCGCGGACGCAGTTGAACCTCGGTGTTCAACTGCTCTTCCTTGATGCGATTGTTTCCCTCGTAGGCAATCCGATTGATGATCGGGTTCTCGACCACGCGGACCAGCAATTGATCGCCTTCGCGGCGGATAGCCACGTCCTGGAAAAGTCCGGTATTGAACAGTGCCTTCAGCGAGCGGTTGACGCGGTCGGTGTCGTAGAGATCGCCCTCGGCGACCGTCATATACGACTTGACCGTCTCAACCTCGATACGCTGGGTGCCGAGAATGGAGATGGAGCGAATTCGGCCGCCTTCCTGGGCTGACGCCGGCATCACCCCGACCAGAATGCCCAGCAGCACAGCTGTCCACAGCACGAAACGCATCCAGGCCCCCCTTAGGTTCGTAAAGCCGTTCCCTTGGAACCGGCTCACGAAAACAGCCGCTTCACCATATCCCAAACCGGCAGCGACACAAGGTCGTTGCGGGTGGCAAAGACCATCAAGGCCAATACCAGAAACAACCCGATTCGGAAACCATATTCTTGGGCCTTCTCCCCCAGGGGGCGGCCAAGAATGGCTTCGAATGCATAAAACATTAAATGGCCGCCATCGAGGATTGGGATAGGGAAAAGATTAATCAGGCCAAGATTGAGCGACAGCAGGATGGTGTAGAAGACTACGCTGGCCAAGCCCAGTTGTGCCGCCTCCCCTGCCCCCTTGGCGATTCGGATCGGACCGCCCAGTTCGTCGGTGTCGCGAGTGCCGTTGACCATCTGGCCGATGCCGATGAAGGTGGACCGCACCATGTTCTCTGTTTCGGCCAAGGCCTCGCCCAGGGCCGAAATCGGACCGTGACGAACGATGACCGTGCTGGCGGGATCGGCGGAAATACCCAGAACCGGTACTTTCTCCATGTCGCCGAACACACCCTTGCGCTGGATGATCCGGGGGCGGGCCGAGACATCGAACGCCTTGTCCCCGCGGGCCACCGAAAGCGAAAGCTCGTTCTCGATCTCCAGGCGCACCATGCGCTGGATATCCTGAAAGCGCTCCACGGCGCGTCCGTTGATGGCGGTAATGCGGTCACCGGCTTTCAGTCCAGCCGCTTCGGCGGCGGTCCCGGGGTGAACCATGCCGATCACCGGCTGGGTTACCGGCTGGCCAAGCACCATGAACATGCCGGCCAATCCGAGAATGGCGAACAGGAAATTGGCCGCCGGTCCCGCCACCACGATGGCGGCCCGCTGACCCACCCGCTTGTGGCAGAAGGCCTGCGCCCTTTCCTCGGCGGTCATGGGCTGGTCGCTGGCCGTCGCCGAGGCCGCGTCGGCATCGCCGAACATCTTGACGTAGCCCCCCAGGGGCAGCAGACCGATCCGCCAGCGGGTGCCGTCGGCGGCAACCCGTCCCCAGACCTCGGGTCCGAACCCGATGGAGAAGACCTCGACCTTGACGCCGTTCCAGCGGGCGATGAGGAAGTGCCCCAATTCATGGACGAACACCACCACGGTCAGGATGACCAGGAAGATGACCACGTAGTACCAGACGCCGTGCAGGACGCTGTTGAGCAGGCTGGCGAGATCCATGACCTAGCGGCCACCGTCGATGAGGGCCGAGACGAAGCGGCGCGCCTCGGCATCCTGGGCCAGAACGTCGTCGATGCAGGTCAGCTCGCAGTGGCTCACCCCCGCCACGGTCCGCTCCACCAGGGAGGCGATATCAAGGAAGCCGATGCGCCGCCCAAGGAAGGCCGCCACGGCCACCTCGTTGGCGGCGTTCATCACCGCGGCGGCGGAACCGCCCGCCCTCAGGGCCTCGCGCGCCAGGCGCAGCGAGGGGAAGCGCACGGGGTCCGGCGCCTCGAAGGTCAAGGTGGCGATGGCCGCCAGGTCCAGCTTCGGCACAGGCGCCTCCATGCGGTTAGGCCAGCCGAGCGCGTAGGCGATGGGCGTGCGCATGTCGGGAGAGCCCAACTGGGCCAGCACCGAGCCGTCCACATAGGCCACCAGCGAATGGATCACCGATTGGGGATGAACGACGATGTCGATCTTGTCCTCGGGCATGTCGAACAGGTGGTGGGCCTCGATCAGTTCAAGCCCCTTGTTGAACATGGAGGCGGAATCCACCGAGATCTTGGCGCCCATGGACCAGTTGGGATGGGCCACCGCCTGCTCGGGTGTCACGTCGGCCATGAATTCGCGGGTCTTGGTTCGGAACGGACCGCCCGAAGCGGTCAGGATGATCTTGTCGATCTTATCGTGCTGGTCGGCCTCGAAGACCTGGAAGATGGCGGAGTGCTCGGAATCCACCGGCAGCAGGGTGGCGCCGTGCTTTTCCACCTCCGCCATCATCAGCTGACCGGCGCAGACCAGACATTCCTTGTTGGCCAACCCCACCACGGCGCCGCGGCGTACTGCGGCCAAAGTGGGGGCCAGGCCGGCGGCGCCGACAATGGCGGCCATGACCCAGTCGGCGGGCCGTTCGGCAGCGGCAACCACGGCCTGGGCGCCGGCGGCGACCTCGATGCCGGTACCGGCCAGGGCGGACTTCAGGGCGCCATAGGCGCTCTCATCGGCCACTACGGCCAGCTTGGCCTGCAGCTTCCGCGCCTGTTCGGCCAGAATGTCGACCCGCGAGTTGGCGACCAGAGCCTCGACGCGATAAAGATCGGGATTCCGTTCGACCAGATCCACCGTGTTGCAGCCGATGGACCCCGTCGAGCCCAGGATGGTGACGCCGCGCCGACCGCTCATGGTATTTCCTTCATTGCCAGTCCAGGACCGTCTTGCCGGTCGCCAGAGATAGTGCCGCCACCGCCAGGGCGGCGGTCAACAGGCCGTCGACGCGATCCAGCACGCCGCCATGGCCCGGAATGATATTGCTTGAGTCCTTGACGTTGCAACGCCGCTTAATCCAGGACTCGAACAGATCGCCGATCTGTGCAACCACCGCCACTATGGCGCCGGCGGCGAAGACCGCCAGTCCGGCGGCGGCTCCCACGGCCAGGGCGACCAGCAAGGCCGCCAGCCCCGCCGAGATCATGCCGCCGATCAGTCCAGCCCAGGTTTTCTTGGGGCTGACCAGGGGCAGCAATTTGGGGCCGCCGATCAGACGACCGAAGGCATAGGCTCCGATATCGGTGGACCACACCACCAGCAGCAGCCACCAGATCACCGCATTTCCAACGGTCGGGTCGCCCCGCAGCCAGACCAGCGCCACCGAGGGGACACCGCCATAGATGGCGCCGAAGGCCGCCCACCCCCGCCCGGAGCGGTCACCGCCCGCCAGTGCCGACGAAACCACCGCCGCCAGCGCGGCCAGGGCCAATCCCATCTCCGGTCGCGACACCGCCAGCAGCGCCGCGGCGGAACAGCCGAGAGCGGCGACCTTGCCCGACAAGGTGAAGGCGCCATTCAGCATGCGGTGCCATTCCCAGCACATCAGGGCGGCGCACAGGGCGATCAGGGCGCCGAAGGCGTAGCCGCCGGCCCAGGCGGCCAGCAGCGCGGGCGGAGCCATTACCAGGGCGGACAGGGCGCGGGTTTTCAGCACTACACGGGCTACCTGGCCGTACCGAAACGGCGGTCGCGACCCTGGAAGTCGCGAATGGCGGCCTCCAACTCGGGCCGCCCGAAGTCTGGCCACAGCGTATCCATGAACACCAGCTCGGCATAGGCGCCCTGCCACAGCAGGAAGTTGCTGATGCGCTGTTCGCCGCTGGTCCGGATAATCATGTCGGGATCGGGAATTCCCGCCGTGGACAGTCGGGCGTCGATGGCGTCCTCGTCAACGGCATCAGGAGAAAGACGTCCTGCGGCCACATCGCGGGCCAGAGCCCGGGCAGCCTCGACGATCTCCTGCCGCCCGCCATAGGACAGGGCCAGCAACAAGGTCAGGGCGGTATTGCCGGCGGTCTTGGCCTCGGATTCCTCGATCAGGCGGACGATATCGGCGCCCAGGCGGCTCCGGTCGCCGATGACCTTGAGACGAATGCCGTTCTTATGGAGGTTGTTGACCTCATTGCGCAGGTACAGGCGCAGCAGCCCCATCAGGTCAGTGACCTCGCCCGCCGGGCGCTTCCAGTTTTCCGAGGAAAAGGCATAAAGGGTCAGGTAGGAGACGCCCATCTCCCGTGCGGCCTCGACGGTGCGGCGAACCGCCTCGGCGCCACGCTTGTGGCCGGCGGTGCGCGGCAGCCCGCGTGCCTTGGCCCAGCGCCCGTTGCCATCCATGATGATGGCCACGTGCACCGGCGGCGGCGGCTGGTCGGCGGGGGAAAGCATGGGCTCCATACCGGGTCCTCGCCTCCTCAAACCTGCATGATTTCCTTTTCCTTGTGACCCAAGGCCTCGTCGATCTTCTTGATGGTCTCGTCGGTGATGGCCTGGATCTCTTTTTCGTGCTTCTTGATCTCGTCCTCGGAGATGTGGCCGTCCTTTTCCATCTTCTTCAAGGTGTCCATGCCGTCACGGCGCACGTTGCGCACGGAGATGCGGGCCTGTTCGGAGTACTTGCCGGCCACCTTCTGCAGCTCCTTGCGGCGCTCCTCGTTCAGCGGCGGAATCGGCACGCGGATCATCTGGCCGTCGGCCTGGGGATTGAGACCGAGACCGGCATTGGCGATAGCCTTTTCCACGGCCTTGACCTGGGACTTGTCCCACACCTGGACGGTCAGCATGCGCGGCTCGGGAACACCGACGGTGCCACACTGGCTGAGCGGCATGGTCTGGCCATAGGCCTCGACCACGACCGGGTCCAGCAGGTTGATGGAGGCACGGCCCGAGCGCAGGCCCGAGAATTCCTTCTTCAGCACCTCGACGGCACTGTCCATGCGCCGGGTGATGTCCTTCTTGAGGTCGTTCCAGTTGGTCGGAGCGGACACGATCGACTCCCCTTAAGGCTTATTAGTCGTTGGCGATGATGGTGAACAGGCCGCGTCCCGAGACCGTTTCGGCGAAGGCGCCGGGCCGGTGCAGGTCGAACACCACGATGGGAACTTTGTTCTCGCGACACAAGGCGATGGCGGAGGTGTCCATCACGGCTAGGTCGCGGGCCAGAACCTCGTTGAAGGTCAGGCGGTCATAGCGGACCGCGTCCTTGACCTTCTTGGGGTCGGCGGAATACACGCCATCCACCTGGGTGGCCTTCAAAAGGGCGTCACAGCCCATTTCGACGGCGCGAAGCGCGGCGGCGGTATCGGTGGTGAAGAACGGATTGCCGGTTCCGGCGGCGAAAATCACCACCCTGCCCTTTTCCAGATGACGGATGGCGCGGCGGCGGATGAAGGCCTCGCACACGGTCGGCATGACGATGGCCGACTGCACGCGGGTCTCGACGCCCACCTTCTCCAGGGCATTCTGCACCGACAGCGCGTTGATGACGGTGGCCAGCATGCCCATGTTGTCGGCCGCGGCCCGCTCCATGCCGGACGAGGCGCCCGATACGCCACGGAAGATATTACCGCCGCCGATGACCACGCAGACCTCGACGCCGAGGTCGCGGACGGACTTCACCTCGCGAGCGATGCGATCGACGGTCTCGGGATCAAGTCCATACTCCCGCGTTCCCATCAGGCCTTCGCCCGAAATCTTGAGGAGAACGCGGCGGAATTTGGCGTCGCTGGCCATGGGCTCCCTCGAATTGGAAAGTTTTGCCAAGATGCTTGGCGCGGGCGGCGGCGATCATACACCATTCCACCCGCCTGTCTCCCCCCTTGTGGAGAGAAAAAAGGCCGCCCCTTCCGTCAGGAAGGAGCGGCCCTCATTGCGGACCGGAAGGTCAGCCGGCCGGGCGGGTGCCAGCCTGAGCCGCCACTTCGGCGGCGAAGTCGCTGACTTCCTTCTCGATGCCCTCGCCCAGGGCGAAGCGGGCGAAACCGGCCAGCTTGACCGGCGCGCCGATCTCCTTGCCCAGGTTCTCGAGCACCTTGGAGATCTTGTTCTCCTGGTCGATGACGAAAACCTGCTCGGACAGGCAGACTTCCTCGTAGTACTTGCGGATGCGGCCTTCGACCATCTTCTCGATGACGGCGGCGGGCTTGCCCGAAGCCTGGGCCTGCTCGGTCAGCACGTTGCGCTCGCGATCGAGAGCGCTGGTGTCGACCACCGACGGGTCCAGGAACAGCGGGTTGGCGGCGGCCACGTGCATGGCGATCTGCTTGCCCACTTCGTTCAGGCGATCCACGTTGCCGGTGGACTCGAGAGCCACCAGGCAGCCGATCTTGCCCAGGCCGGGAGCGATGGCGGTGTGAACATAGGAAGCGACCACGCCGGCCGACACTTCCAGGCGCACGGCACGACGCAGCGACATGTTCTCGCCGATGGTGGCGATCAGGTGGGTCAGCTGGTCAGCGACGTTCTTGTCGGTGCCGGGGCAGGCAGCGGCCTTGATGGCCTCCACGTCGGCGCCCTTGTCCAGCGCCACGGCGGCGACCGAGGCGACAAAGCCCTGGAACTGGTCGTTGCGGGCGACGAAATCGGTCTCGGCATTGACTTCGACGGCCACGCCCTTGGTGCCGGCGGCGGCGATGCCCACCAGACCCTCGGCGGCAACGCGGCCAGCCTTCTTGGCGGCGGCGGCAAGGCCCTTCTTGCGCAGCCAGTCGATGGCGGCTTCGACGTCACCGGCGGTCTCGCCCAGCGCCTTCTTGCAGTCCATCATGCCGGCGCCGGTCTTCTCGCGCAGCTCCTTGACCAGCGAAGCGGTAATCTCGGCCATGGGTATTCCCCTCTCGACGAATGAATTGGTTGGTTCTCAAGCGAATGGCGGCGACATCCGGTCGCCGCCATCGCAACAGTCTGACGAAGCCTAGGCCTGCGGGGCGGCGGCTTCCTCGGCGGCCGCCTCGGCGACCACTTCCGGAATCTGCTCGACCGGGGCTTCGGCCGCGGCGCCGACGTCGCCGCCGCCACGGGTGATCTCGGCCTGAATGCCGTCCAGCACGGCGCCCGACATCAGATCGCAATAGGTCTGAATAGCGCGGATGGCGTCGTCATTGCCGGGAATCGGATAGGTGATGCCGGCCGGATCGCAATTGGAGTCGATGATCGCCACCACCGGAATGCCCAGCTTGTTGGCTTCCTGAACGGCCAGGGCCTCCTTGTTGGTGTCGATGATGAACAGGATGTCGGGCAGGCCGCCCATGTCCTTGATGCCGCCCAGGGCGCGATCCAGCTTTTCCTTCTCGCGCGACAGGACCAGCTGCTCCTTCTTGGTCAGCCCGGCCAGGGCGCCCGAAGCCAGCTGCTCGTCCAGCTCGCGCAGACGACGGATGGAGTTGGAAATGGTCTTCCAGTTGGTCAGCATGCCGCCGAGCCAACGGTGGTTCACGAAGTACTGGCCGCAACGCTTGGCCGACTCGGCGACCACGTCGGATGCCTGGTGCTTGGTGCCGACGAACAGCACCCGGCCACCGCCGGCAGTCACGTCGCGCACGGCCTGCATGGCGCGGTGCAGCATGGGCACGCTCTGCTGCAGGTCGATGATGTGGATGCCGTTGCGGATGCCGAAGAGGTACGACGCCATCTTCGGGTTCCAGCGGCGGGTGTTGTGACCGAAATGCACGCCGGCTTCGACGAGCTGACGCATGGTGAACGTGGGCAGAGCCATTGGATAAGACCTTTGCTTCTCCGGTTGAACCTCCGCGGGTGTGGCCAGGATCTCTCCCGGCACCGGAGCGAACGAACGGCAAGAGACATGCCGTCGCCGCGATCCCGCGTGCGGATTGGTGGCGGGGTTCTACGCCCTTCCCCGGCCAATTGCAAGAGATGTAATGGCTTACCCCTTGCGGAACAAGCCGGCGCAGGCTTCGGGCAGCGGGCGGGACTGGTGATGGGGCCTGGACGGCGGCGCGGGCCAGGTGGGCCTGGCCGACCAGGACTCTAGTTCCTCGCCGCAGCCATCGCCTTCGGGCATGGGCTTTTGCCGCTCGCAATCGGGGCTGTCGGCGGGGCACGACAGGCGCACGTGGAAATGCTCGTCATGCCCCCACCAGGGACGCAGCTTGCGCAGCCACGACCGGTCGCCATCGGCGGGAACGGCGCGGCACATGGCCTTCTTGATGGCGGGGTTGACGAAGATGCGGTCCACCTGGGGGGCGCGGGCCGCCAGTTCCAGCAGACGGGCCTGGGCCGGAGTCCAGGCATCCTCGTCGATCTCGGTGCCGTAAACCATGGAGACGGGCTTGGGCGTCTCGATCTCGGCGCGGCTCAGGGGCTTGGCCGGCAGTCGGAACCAGATGTCAACGTCCAGACCGTTCTGATGGCTGCCGTGACCGGCGGGCATGGGGCCGCCCCGCGGCTGCGCCATGTCGCCGATCAGGAGCGGACCCGAGATCCCCTCCCCCTTCGTCGCCCTGGCGAGATCGCCCACAAAGCGGATTGTCGCTGGATGCCCCCAATGGCGGTTGCGCGACGGCCGCAGCACCTGAAACGAATGCTCGTCCTCGGCCAAGGGCACGGCGCCCTTGAGACAGCCGGCGGCGGGCGAGCCGATCACCGAAGCCGGCCCCGTGGCGGGTTGGCCGATCCCCGACCATTGCTGCTGGCCGGACTCGGCCGCCGCCGCGCCGGTCGCCAGGACCAGGGCGGCCAGCCCCATCAGACGCGCCAGGGAATGCATCAGTCGTACACCGTCTCGTCAAAGCGAGTCTGAATATCACCGATCTGAACGGCGCTGTCGATCAGAGCGGCAACGCACTGGGGATCGAACTTTTCCCCGGCCTGGCTGCGCAACAGGTCGAAAGCCGCTTCGTTGGTCCAGGCCTCCTTGTACGGACGGGCCGAGGTCAACGCATCGAACACATCGGCCACGGCGGCGATCCGCGCCTCCAGGGGGATGTCGCTTCCCCGCAGGCCATAGGGATAGCCGCTTCCGTCCATGGCCTCGTGATGATAGGCGATGACGTTGCGCAGCATGTGGAAATGCGGCAGCGATTGCAGCCCCATGTCGCCGACCATCAGGTCGATGATTTCGACGCCCCGGGCCACATGGCCCTTCATGACGTTGAATTCCTCGGGCGTCAGCCGCGCCGGCTTGAGCAGAATGTGGTCGGGTACCGAAATCTTGCCGAGATCGTGCAGTGGCGCGAACTGGAACAGGTACTCGACATATTCGTCGGTCAGACAGCATTGCGGCGCCAGCTTGAGGGCGATCAGCCGCGTATAGCGGGCCATGCGGGCCAGATGGGCTC
It encodes the following:
- the bamA gene encoding outer membrane protein assembly factor BamA, with the protein product MRFVLWTAVLLGILVGVMPASAQEGGRIRSISILGTQRIEVETVKSYMTVAEGDLYDTDRVNRSLKALFNTGLFQDVAIRREGDQLLVRVVENPIINRIAYEGNNRIKEEQLNTEVQLRPRTVYTRSKVQADVKRILELYRRSGRFAATVEPKIIQLEQNRVDLVYEISEGQPTYVRRIAFVGNKRYDQDKLREVLQTKEERWYRFLTTDDTYDPDRVTYDRELLRRYYLKQGFADFRVSSAIAELTPSREGFFITYTIDEGERYKFGSSVINAELRDLKPEDLQPLLISETGGWYNADQVEDIVQRLTDAVGTKGYAFVDVKPQVQRNRETHTIDITYEIKEGPRVFVERIDISGNVRTLDQVIRREFRLVEGDAFNSAKLRRSRQRLKDLNFFEKAEVTNIPSDTAPDRTIIKVDVQEKSTGELMFGVGWASSAGPIIEASLRERNLLGRGQDLRLGAGLGTKRSSLDLSFTEPYFMDREVAAGFDAFVIDRKLQKESSYDASSIGGDLRAGYRLSESLRQDVIYTLKQDTVKGISSTSPYVLEQIGSKVSSVIGQSLMYDRRDSRLDPTEGYFIKLGTDGAGLGGDIRYLRGTLTGGQYFTLTDKVILGVSSSVGYIYGLDQRVRITDRFFVGGDNLRGFANGGVSPRDKNTGDALGGIWQAVGSAQVKFPLGLPEEFGVSGQAFTDIGAVGETDTADTAAVQQSSSVRVSPGVGISWKSPMGPVSVDLGYPLVKEKFDKKEFFRFNFGTKF
- the rseP gene encoding RIP metalloprotease RseP: MDLASLLNSVLHGVWYYVVIFLVILTVVVFVHELGHFLIARWNGVKVEVFSIGFGPEVWGRVAADGTRWRIGLLPLGGYVKMFGDADAASATASDQPMTAEERAQAFCHKRVGQRAAIVVAGPAANFLFAILGLAGMFMVLGQPVTQPVIGMVHPGTAAEAAGLKAGDRITAINGRAVERFQDIQRMVRLEIENELSLSVARGDKAFDVSARPRIIQRKGVFGDMEKVPVLGISADPASTVIVRHGPISALGEALAETENMVRSTFIGIGQMVNGTRDTDELGGPIRIAKGAGEAAQLGLASVVFYTILLSLNLGLINLFPIPILDGGHLMFYAFEAILGRPLGEKAQEYGFRIGLFLVLALMVFATRNDLVSLPVWDMVKRLFS
- a CDS encoding 1-deoxy-D-xylulose-5-phosphate reductoisomerase, encoding MSGRRGVTILGSTGSIGCNTVDLVERNPDLYRVEALVANSRVDILAEQARKLQAKLAVVADESAYGALKSALAGTGIEVAAGAQAVVAAAERPADWVMAAIVGAAGLAPTLAAVRRGAVVGLANKECLVCAGQLMMAEVEKHGATLLPVDSEHSAIFQVFEADQHDKIDKIILTASGGPFRTKTREFMADVTPEQAVAHPNWSMGAKISVDSASMFNKGLELIEAHHLFDMPEDKIDIVVHPQSVIHSLVAYVDGSVLAQLGSPDMRTPIAYALGWPNRMEAPVPKLDLAAIATLTFEAPDPVRFPSLRLAREALRAGGSAAAVMNAANEVAVAAFLGRRIGFLDIASLVERTVAGVSHCELTCIDDVLAQDAEARRFVSALIDGGR
- a CDS encoding phosphatidate cytidylyltransferase — translated: MLKTRALSALVMAPPALLAAWAGGYAFGALIALCAALMCWEWHRMLNGAFTLSGKVAALGCSAAALLAVSRPEMGLALAALAAVVSSALAGGDRSGRGWAAFGAIYGGVPSVALVWLRGDPTVGNAVIWWLLLVVWSTDIGAYAFGRLIGGPKLLPLVSPKKTWAGLIGGMISAGLAALLVALAVGAAAGLAVFAAGAIVAVVAQIGDLFESWIKRRCNVKDSSNIIPGHGGVLDRVDGLLTAALAVAALSLATGKTVLDWQ
- a CDS encoding isoprenyl transferase — protein: MEPMLSPADQPPPPVHVAIIMDGNGRWAKARGLPRTAGHKRGAEAVRRTVEAAREMGVSYLTLYAFSSENWKRPAGEVTDLMGLLRLYLRNEVNNLHKNGIRLKVIGDRSRLGADIVRLIEESEAKTAGNTALTLLLALSYGGRQEIVEAARALARDVAAGRLSPDAVDEDAIDARLSTAGIPDPDMIIRTSGEQRISNFLLWQGAYAELVFMDTLWPDFGRPELEAAIRDFQGRDRRFGTAR
- the frr gene encoding ribosome recycling factor — translated: MSAPTNWNDLKKDITRRMDSAVEVLKKEFSGLRSGRASINLLDPVVVEAYGQTMPLSQCGTVGVPEPRMLTVQVWDKSQVKAVEKAIANAGLGLNPQADGQMIRVPIPPLNEERRKELQKVAGKYSEQARISVRNVRRDGMDTLKKMEKDGHISEDEIKKHEKEIQAITDETIKKIDEALGHKEKEIMQV
- the pyrH gene encoding UMP kinase translates to MASDAKFRRVLLKISGEGLMGTREYGLDPETVDRIAREVKSVRDLGVEVCVVIGGGNIFRGVSGASSGMERAAADNMGMLATVINALSVQNALEKVGVETRVQSAIVMPTVCEAFIRRRAIRHLEKGRVVIFAAGTGNPFFTTDTAAALRAVEMGCDALLKATQVDGVYSADPKKVKDAVRYDRLTFNEVLARDLAVMDTSAIALCRENKVPIVVFDLHRPGAFAETVSGRGLFTIIAND
- the tsf gene encoding translation elongation factor Ts, with translation MAEITASLVKELREKTGAGMMDCKKALGETAGDVEAAIDWLRKKGLAAAAKKAGRVAAEGLVGIAAAGTKGVAVEVNAETDFVARNDQFQGFVASVAAVALDKGADVEAIKAAACPGTDKNVADQLTHLIATIGENMSLRRAVRLEVSAGVVASYVHTAIAPGLGKIGCLVALESTGNVDRLNEVGKQIAMHVAAANPLFLDPSVVDTSALDRERNVLTEQAQASGKPAAVIEKMVEGRIRKYYEEVCLSEQVFVIDQENKISKVLENLGKEIGAPVKLAGFARFALGEGIEKEVSDFAAEVAAQAGTRPAG
- the rpsB gene encoding 30S ribosomal protein S2, giving the protein MALPTFTMRQLVEAGVHFGHNTRRWNPKMASYLFGIRNGIHIIDLQQSVPMLHRAMQAVRDVTAGGGRVLFVGTKHQASDVVAESAKRCGQYFVNHRWLGGMLTNWKTISNSIRRLRELDEQLASGALAGLTKKEQLVLSREKEKLDRALGGIKDMGGLPDILFIIDTNKEALAVQEANKLGIPVVAIIDSNCDPAGITYPIPGNDDAIRAIQTYCDLMSGAVLDGIQAEITRGGGDVGAAAEAPVEQIPEVVAEAAAEEAAAPQA
- the mepA gene encoding penicillin-insensitive murein endopeptidase gives rise to the protein MHSLARLMGLAALVLATGAAAAESGQQQWSGIGQPATGPASVIGSPAAGCLKGAVPLAEDEHSFQVLRPSRNRHWGHPATIRFVGDLARATKGEGISGPLLIGDMAQPRGGPMPAGHGSHQNGLDVDIWFRLPAKPLSRAEIETPKPVSMVYGTEIDEDAWTPAQARLLELAARAPQVDRIFVNPAIKKAMCRAVPADGDRSWLRKLRPWWGHDEHFHVRLSCPADSPDCERQKPMPEGDGCGEELESWSARPTWPAPPSRPHHQSRPLPEACAGLFRKG
- a CDS encoding HD-GYP domain-containing protein, producing the protein MPTHAAHRGLAERLICLHDEIKGDNALAGLSRIAIALYDESSDILKTFIHSSDGESPLDHSTAKLAEMPGLKRLAGTGGRRTLNDLEKVAASGQDHATRLLAAGYRSSYTVPIQSKGMFYGFLFLNSFEAGFFSPPVVHRLRPYAELIAQIIMRELDTVRMMQAAVKVIRQVSTVRDEETGAHLARMARYTRLIALKLAPQCCLTDEYVEYLFQFAPLHDLGKISVPDHILLKPARLTPEEFNVMKGHVARGVEIIDLMVGDMGLQSLPHFHMLRNVIAYHHEAMDGSGYPYGLRGSDIPLEARIAAVADVFDALTSARPYKEAWTNEAAFDLLRSQAGEKFDPQCVAALIDSAVQIGDIQTRFDETVYD